One region of Streptomyces sp. NBC_00442 genomic DNA includes:
- a CDS encoding DMT family transporter, translating to MTNSSPEQRSARLALLAAGVSVVLWASAFVSIRSAGAAYSPGALALGRLLAGAVVLGLLLLIRREGLPPRAAWPGIAASGVLWFACYMVALNWGEQQVDAGTAAMIVNIGPILMALLASRFLGEALPPRLIAGMAVSFAGAVAVGLSKSGEGHASVLGVALCLFAAATYAAGVVLQKPALRHGSPLQVTFFSCLVGAVACLPFSGQLLSDAAHAPASATLNMVYLGVFPTALAFTTWAYALARTSASRMGATTYVVPAMVVLMSWAVLDEVPGVLTLVGGAICLAGVAVSRSRSRAAGATAAVVAGPVPGSASSSPSSGEGAGEVGVGRVD from the coding sequence ATGACGAACTCCTCACCCGAGCAGCGGTCCGCTCGGCTCGCCCTCCTCGCCGCGGGGGTCTCCGTGGTGCTGTGGGCCTCCGCCTTCGTGTCCATCCGCAGCGCCGGAGCCGCCTACTCGCCCGGCGCCCTCGCCCTGGGCCGGCTGCTGGCCGGAGCGGTCGTGCTCGGCCTCCTGCTCCTCATACGCCGCGAGGGGCTGCCGCCGCGGGCCGCCTGGCCGGGCATCGCGGCCTCCGGTGTGCTGTGGTTCGCCTGCTACATGGTGGCCCTCAACTGGGGCGAGCAGCAGGTCGATGCCGGGACCGCCGCGATGATCGTGAACATCGGCCCCATCCTCATGGCGCTGCTCGCCTCGCGCTTCCTCGGCGAGGCGCTGCCGCCCCGGCTGATCGCGGGCATGGCGGTGTCCTTCGCGGGCGCCGTCGCGGTGGGGCTCTCCAAGTCGGGCGAGGGGCACGCGTCCGTCCTCGGCGTGGCGCTGTGCCTGTTCGCCGCGGCCACGTACGCGGCCGGCGTCGTCCTGCAAAAGCCCGCGCTGCGCCACGGCAGCCCGCTCCAAGTCACCTTCTTCAGCTGCCTGGTGGGGGCGGTGGCCTGCCTGCCGTTCAGCGGACAGCTGCTGTCGGACGCCGCGCACGCGCCCGCTTCGGCGACGCTCAACATGGTGTACCTCGGCGTGTTCCCCACCGCGCTCGCCTTCACGACGTGGGCGTACGCGCTGGCCCGCACCTCGGCGAGCCGGATGGGCGCGACGACGTATGTGGTGCCGGCGATGGTCGTGCTCATGTCGTGGGCGGTGCTCGACGAGGTGCCGGGGGTGCTGACGCTGGTGGGCGGGGCGATCTGCCTTGCGGGGGTGGCTGTTTCGCGCTCGCGCTCGCGCGCGGCCGGGGCGACGGCGGCGGTCGTGGCGGGGCCGGTTCCGGGGTCCGCTTCCTCTTCCCCTTCCTCTGGCGAGGGGGCGGGGGAAGTGGGTGTGGGGCGGGTCGACTGA
- a CDS encoding TetR/AcrR family transcriptional regulator, producing MARPRKPLLSTDRIVAAASALVDAEGLAAVSTRRLAAELGVSGPSLYNHFRTKDDILEAVADATSAQVDLSMFDEDDGRDWRSALHDWAVAYRAVLTRHPHIVPVLAQGPGRRPAGLRLADAVFGAMVAAGWPPAQATRIGALMRYFIMGSALGSFARGFVDDEAAYDPAAYPHLGQAHLLAERQEKIDEGAFETGLRALLDGLALQYEALGA from the coding sequence ATGGCCCGACCGCGCAAGCCCCTCCTGAGCACCGACCGCATCGTGGCGGCGGCGAGCGCGCTCGTGGACGCGGAGGGCCTCGCGGCCGTGTCGACCCGGCGTCTCGCCGCCGAGCTCGGCGTCAGCGGGCCCTCGCTCTACAACCACTTCCGCACCAAGGACGACATCCTCGAGGCCGTCGCGGACGCCACCTCCGCGCAGGTCGACCTGTCGATGTTCGACGAGGACGACGGCCGCGACTGGCGCTCCGCGCTGCACGACTGGGCGGTCGCCTACCGCGCGGTCCTGACCCGGCATCCCCACATCGTTCCGGTGCTCGCGCAGGGCCCCGGCCGGCGTCCGGCGGGGCTGCGGCTCGCGGACGCCGTGTTCGGCGCGATGGTCGCGGCGGGCTGGCCGCCCGCCCAGGCGACCCGCATCGGCGCGCTGATGCGGTACTTCATCATGGGCTCCGCTCTCGGCTCCTTCGCCCGCGGCTTCGTGGACGACGAGGCGGCGTACGACCCGGCGGCCTATCCGCACCTGGGCCAGGCGCACCTCCTCGCCGAACGGCAGGAGAAGATCGACGAGGGCGCCTTCGAAACGGGCCTGCGGGCGCTGCTCGACGGGCTCGCGCTGCAGTACGAGGCGCTCGGCGCCTGA
- a CDS encoding acyl-CoA dehydrogenase family protein, translating into MNLELSEEQEAVRRLAKDFVDREITPHVVDWDRSENVDKSIMKKLGALGFLGLTIDEEYGGSGGDHLAYCLVTEELGRGDSSVRGIVSVSLGLVAKTIASWGDEEHRRAWLPRLTSGDAIGCFGLTEPGTGSDAGNLATRAVRDGGDYVIDGAKMFITNGTWADVVLLFARTNDTPGHRGVSAFLVPTDTPGLTRRTIHGKLGLRGQATAELALEGVRVPASALLGPEGKGFSIAMSALAKGRMSVAAGCVGIAQAALDAAVGYAGEREQFGKPIAHYQLVQELISDISVDVDAARLLTWRVADLIDRGEEFATAASKAKLFASEAAVRAANNALQVFGGYGYIDEYPVGKLLRDARVMTLYEGTSQIQKLIIGRAETGVSAF; encoded by the coding sequence ATGAACCTGGAGCTGAGCGAGGAACAGGAAGCCGTGCGCCGGCTCGCCAAGGACTTCGTCGACCGTGAGATCACCCCGCACGTCGTCGACTGGGACCGCTCCGAGAACGTCGACAAGTCGATCATGAAGAAGCTCGGCGCGCTCGGCTTCCTCGGCCTCACCATCGACGAGGAGTACGGCGGTTCGGGCGGCGACCACCTCGCCTACTGCCTGGTCACCGAGGAGCTCGGCCGCGGCGACTCCTCGGTCCGCGGCATCGTCTCGGTCTCGCTCGGCCTCGTCGCCAAGACGATCGCGTCCTGGGGCGATGAGGAGCACAGGCGCGCGTGGCTGCCGCGGCTCACCTCCGGCGACGCCATCGGCTGCTTCGGCCTCACCGAACCCGGCACCGGCTCCGACGCCGGCAACCTCGCGACCAGGGCGGTCCGCGACGGCGGCGACTACGTCATCGACGGCGCCAAGATGTTCATCACCAACGGCACCTGGGCCGATGTGGTGCTGCTCTTCGCCCGCACCAACGACACCCCCGGCCACCGCGGCGTCTCCGCTTTCCTCGTCCCCACCGACACCCCGGGCCTGACCCGCCGCACCATCCACGGCAAGCTCGGCCTGCGCGGTCAGGCCACCGCCGAGCTGGCCCTGGAGGGCGTACGGGTCCCGGCGAGCGCCCTTCTCGGCCCCGAGGGCAAGGGCTTCTCCATCGCCATGTCCGCGCTCGCCAAGGGCCGGATGTCGGTCGCGGCCGGCTGTGTCGGCATCGCCCAGGCCGCGCTGGACGCGGCGGTCGGGTACGCCGGGGAACGCGAGCAGTTCGGCAAGCCGATCGCCCACTACCAGCTCGTCCAGGAGCTGATCAGCGACATCTCCGTCGACGTCGACGCGGCCCGGCTGCTCACCTGGCGGGTCGCCGATCTCATCGACCGGGGTGAGGAGTTCGCGACCGCCGCCTCCAAGGCGAAACTGTTCGCCTCCGAAGCCGCGGTCCGCGCCGCCAACAACGCCCTCCAGGTCTTCGGCGGCTACGGCTACATCGACGAGTACCCGGTGGGCAAGCTGCTGCGCGACGCCCGCGTGATGACCCTCTACGAGGGCACCAGCCAGATCCAGAAGCTGATCATCGGCCGCGCCGAGACGGGGGTCTCCGCCTTCTGA
- a CDS encoding YiaA/YiaB family inner membrane protein has translation MSETQVKQQNTAAYYGQAVAAFAIALGATALGILRLQADAWVRAFLGMAVLYLVTSAFTLAKVIRDRQEAGQIVSRVDQARLEKLLAEHDPFQKL, from the coding sequence ATGAGTGAGACACAGGTCAAGCAGCAGAACACCGCCGCCTACTACGGGCAGGCCGTCGCCGCGTTCGCGATCGCGCTCGGCGCCACCGCGCTCGGCATCCTCCGTCTCCAGGCCGACGCCTGGGTGCGTGCCTTCCTGGGCATGGCCGTCCTCTACCTCGTGACGTCCGCCTTCACCCTGGCCAAGGTGATCAGGGACCGGCAGGAAGCCGGCCAGATCGTCAGCCGCGTCGACCAGGCACGCCTGGAGAAGCTCCTCGCCGAGCACGACCCGTTCCAGAAGCTCTAA
- a CDS encoding TetR/AcrR family transcriptional regulator: MDMADVTDEMAGGEEKPWGEVTPEAARRLLVAAVEAFAERGYHATTTRDIAGRAGMSPAALYIHYKTKEELLHRISRIGHDKALEILRSAAEGEGGAADRLAAAVRSFVRWHAGHHMTARVVQYELDALGPEHRAEIVELRRQSDAAVRRILNDGVAAGEFDVPDVPGTTLAVLSLCIDVARWFNTEGRRTPDEVGALYAGLVLRMVGAQA; the protein is encoded by the coding sequence ATGGACATGGCCGACGTGACCGACGAGATGGCCGGCGGCGAGGAAAAGCCGTGGGGCGAGGTCACCCCCGAGGCCGCCAGGAGGCTGCTCGTCGCCGCCGTCGAGGCCTTCGCCGAGCGCGGCTACCACGCCACCACCACCCGGGACATCGCGGGCCGGGCCGGCATGAGCCCGGCCGCGCTCTACATCCACTACAAGACCAAGGAAGAGCTGCTCCACCGGATCAGCCGGATCGGCCACGACAAGGCCCTGGAGATCCTCCGGTCCGCGGCCGAAGGCGAGGGCGGCGCCGCCGACCGGCTCGCCGCCGCGGTGCGCTCCTTCGTCCGCTGGCACGCGGGCCACCACATGACGGCCCGCGTGGTCCAGTACGAACTCGACGCGCTCGGTCCCGAGCACCGCGCCGAGATCGTCGAACTGCGCCGCCAGAGCGATGCGGCGGTGCGCCGCATCCTCAACGACGGGGTGGCGGCGGGGGAGTTCGACGTACCGGACGTGCCCGGCACCACGCTGGCCGTGCTCTCGCTCTGCATCGACGTGGCCCGCTGGTTCAACACCGAGGGCCGCCGCACGCCCGACGAGGTCGGCGCGCTCTACGCCGGCCTGGTGCTGCGCATGGTGGGCGCCCAGGCATGA
- a CDS encoding MaoC family dehydratase, with protein sequence MAEPRIFTSAEELKAGVGEQLGHSDWLEIDQKRIDLFADATGDHQWIHVDPARAAAGPFGTTIAHGYLTLSLLPTLVPQVLRVEGMKMGINYGTDKVRFPSPVPVGSRLRATAALTEVVEAGGGVQVTAKVTVEREGGDKPVCVAESVSRYYF encoded by the coding sequence ATGGCAGAGCCGAGGATCTTCACGTCCGCCGAGGAGCTGAAGGCCGGTGTGGGCGAGCAGCTCGGGCACAGCGACTGGCTGGAGATCGACCAGAAGCGGATCGACCTGTTCGCCGACGCCACGGGCGATCACCAGTGGATCCACGTCGACCCCGCGCGGGCCGCCGCCGGACCGTTCGGTACGACGATCGCGCACGGCTACCTCACGCTCTCGCTACTGCCGACGCTGGTCCCGCAGGTGCTGCGCGTCGAAGGCATGAAGATGGGCATCAACTACGGCACCGACAAGGTCCGTTTCCCCTCCCCCGTGCCGGTCGGGTCGCGGCTGCGGGCCACCGCGGCGCTGACGGAGGTCGTGGAGGCGGGCGGTGGTGTCCAGGTCACCGCGAAGGTCACCGTGGAACGCGAGGGCGGCGACAAGCCGGTGTGCGTGGCGGAATCGGTCTCACGCTACTACTTCTGA
- the soxR gene encoding redox-sensitive transcriptional activator SoxR — MPQIPEKVHELTVGQLSARSGAAVSALHFYESKGLITSRRTSGNQRRYGRDILRRVAFVRAAQRVGIPLATIRDALAGLPEERTPTREDWARLSETWRTELDRRIAQLGKLRDHLSDCIGCGCLSLDTCVLSNPDDVFGTGLTGSRLLAERTT, encoded by the coding sequence GTGCCGCAGATTCCAGAGAAGGTCCACGAGCTCACGGTCGGGCAGTTGTCCGCGCGCAGCGGGGCAGCCGTGTCCGCCCTGCACTTCTACGAGTCCAAGGGCCTCATCACCAGCCGCCGCACCTCGGGAAACCAGCGCCGCTACGGCAGGGACATCCTGCGCCGGGTCGCCTTCGTACGGGCCGCGCAGCGCGTGGGGATTCCCCTGGCCACGATCCGGGACGCGCTGGCCGGGCTTCCCGAGGAGCGGACCCCCACGAGGGAGGACTGGGCGCGGCTCTCCGAAACCTGGCGGACCGAACTCGACCGGCGGATAGCCCAGTTGGGCAAGTTGCGCGATCACCTCAGTGACTGCATCGGCTGCGGCTGCCTCTCGCTCGACACCTGCGTCCTGTCCAACCCGGACGACGTGTTCGGCACCGGCCTCACCGGCTCCCGCCTCCTGGCCGAACGCACGACCTGA
- a CDS encoding 3-keto-5-aminohexanoate cleavage protein, which translates to MIQVCLNGTRSARDGAAVPLSPAALAESAAAAVAAGAAEIHVHPKTPCGSDSLSPGVVGPALEAIRAAVRVPVGVTTGAWAEPDPARRVAHVRSWTVLPDYASVNWHEDGAEEVATALLDRGVGVEAGVWSGTDGARRFLRSRSAPKVLRVLAEVTGTTEEAAESAARALLAELGTAHDGPVLLHGEDDGAWPVLRLARRLGLDTRIGLEDVLLLPDGRRARCNAQLVTAALACS; encoded by the coding sequence ATGATCCAGGTCTGTCTGAACGGCACGCGGAGCGCGCGGGACGGCGCGGCGGTTCCGCTCTCCCCTGCCGCCCTTGCCGAGTCCGCGGCGGCGGCCGTGGCGGCCGGCGCCGCCGAGATCCATGTCCACCCCAAGACGCCCTGCGGAAGCGATTCGCTCTCTCCTGGCGTGGTGGGCCCGGCACTTGAGGCGATACGGGCCGCCGTGCGGGTGCCGGTGGGAGTGACCACGGGCGCCTGGGCGGAGCCGGACCCGGCGCGACGGGTGGCGCACGTGCGGTCCTGGACCGTGCTGCCCGACTACGCGTCGGTCAACTGGCACGAGGACGGCGCCGAGGAGGTGGCGACCGCGCTGCTCGACCGCGGGGTGGGCGTCGAGGCGGGCGTCTGGTCCGGCACGGACGGCGCCCGCCGCTTCCTGCGCTCCCGGTCGGCGCCGAAGGTGTTGCGCGTCCTCGCCGAGGTGACCGGGACGACCGAGGAGGCCGCCGAGTCAGCGGCCCGCGCCCTCCTCGCCGAGCTCGGCACCGCCCACGACGGGCCGGTCCTCCTGCACGGCGAGGACGACGGCGCCTGGCCGGTGCTGCGCCTGGCGCGGCGGCTGGGGCTCGACACCCGGATCGGCCTGGAGGACGTGCTGCTTCTGCCGGACGGCCGCCGGGCGCGCTGCAACGCCCAGTTGGTGACGGCGGCCCTGGCCTGTTCGTAG
- a CDS encoding penicillin acylase family protein, translating to MRRRTARLRTDRQLTSAGTGLHRPKQGAGRGGTARGRIAACAATVTALCAALLGPVVPAGAAEPADGDHCQGQCSDILPPGANGNATLAEILANKVFGTHPAHSDDELGKYDALVAGQSSLTDDKLNTFFNDASFGVPGGQVQSTASPRPDVTITRDKATGVPHIKGTTRYGTEYGAGYAAGQDRLWLMDLFRHIGRGELTSFAGGALANQGLEQEFWPQAPYTEADLQAQVDRIRTANGARGEQAMADAQAYVDGINAYAKQSKDGRYFPGEYVLTGKIDAITNVGEIQPFKLTDLIALASVVGGLFGGGGGGEVQAALSLQAAQAKYGVADGTKVWESFRERNDPEAALTVHDGTSFPYAGKPADAKGAAMPDPGSVVPEQLVYDRSGSAVTGAKAAVKVPPKLKPLEGMYDSGALPGVDLGKPRGMSNALVVSGSHTASGNPVAVFGPQTGYFAPQLLMLQEIQGPGISARGASFAGVGMYVQLGRGQDYAWSATSAGQDITDTYAVELCQDATHYLYRGVCTPMEKMEKTNSWKPTVADTTAAGSYRMQVWRTNYGIVTARATVGGKPVAYTSLRSTYRHDADSIIGFQMMNDPTFVKDAASFQQAAQSVDYTFNWFYADSRTAAYYNSGLNPARDPDVDPSLPVKAEQAYEWQGFDPANNTAAYTPPAQHPQSVGQDYYVSWNNKQAKDYSTAGFGDGSVHRVNLLDDRVKSLVAQGGVTRSSLTRAMAQAAVTDLRGEDVLPELLKVLRSAPVTDPQLSTAVQQLESWQADGTQRRETSQGSHTYTHPDAVRLMDAWWPLLVEAEFRPGLGDPLYAALTANLGTDEAPSAGHGPTGSHAGSAFQYGWWSYVDKDLRTVLGEPVQGPLARAYCGGGTVDACRESLLGTLKQAAAKTPAQVYPGDAGCKAGDQWCADSIVQRPLGGITQSAINWQNRPTYQQVVEFPSHR from the coding sequence ATGCGACGACGCACCGCAAGGCTCAGAACCGACCGCCAACTCACCAGTGCCGGAACGGGACTCCACCGTCCGAAACAAGGTGCCGGACGGGGCGGCACCGCGCGCGGCAGGATCGCCGCCTGCGCCGCCACCGTCACCGCCCTCTGCGCCGCACTGCTCGGACCCGTGGTCCCGGCCGGCGCCGCCGAGCCCGCCGACGGCGACCACTGCCAGGGGCAGTGCTCCGACATCCTGCCGCCCGGCGCCAACGGCAATGCCACCCTCGCCGAGATCCTCGCGAACAAGGTGTTCGGGACCCACCCCGCTCACAGCGACGACGAGCTCGGCAAGTACGACGCCCTGGTGGCCGGCCAGTCCTCGCTCACCGACGACAAGCTCAACACCTTCTTCAACGACGCCTCCTTCGGGGTGCCCGGCGGGCAGGTCCAGTCGACCGCGTCGCCCCGCCCCGACGTCACCATCACCCGCGACAAGGCGACGGGCGTCCCGCACATCAAGGGCACCACGCGGTACGGGACCGAGTACGGCGCCGGGTACGCGGCCGGGCAGGACCGGCTGTGGCTCATGGACCTCTTCCGCCACATCGGCCGCGGCGAACTCACCTCGTTCGCGGGCGGCGCCCTCGCCAACCAGGGCCTTGAGCAGGAGTTCTGGCCGCAGGCTCCGTACACGGAGGCCGATCTCCAGGCGCAGGTCGACCGGATCCGCACCGCCAACGGCGCCCGAGGCGAACAGGCCATGGCCGACGCCCAGGCCTACGTGGACGGCATCAACGCCTACGCGAAGCAGTCCAAGGACGGCCGCTACTTCCCCGGCGAGTACGTCCTCACCGGCAAGATCGACGCCATCACCAACGTGGGGGAGATCCAGCCCTTCAAGCTCACCGACCTGATCGCGCTCGCCTCCGTGGTGGGCGGCCTCTTCGGCGGCGGCGGTGGCGGCGAGGTGCAGGCCGCGCTCTCGCTCCAGGCCGCGCAGGCCAAGTACGGCGTGGCCGACGGCACCAAGGTCTGGGAGTCCTTCCGTGAGCGCAACGACCCCGAGGCGGCGCTCACCGTCCACGACGGCACCAGCTTCCCGTACGCCGGCAAGCCCGCCGACGCCAAGGGCGCCGCGATGCCCGACCCGGGCTCCGTCGTCCCCGAACAGCTCGTCTACGACCGCTCCGGCTCGGCGGTCACCGGTGCCAAGGCCGCCGTGAAGGTGCCGCCGAAGCTGAAGCCGCTGGAGGGCATGTACGACAGCGGGGCGCTGCCCGGCGTCGACCTCGGCAAGCCGCGCGGTATGTCCAACGCCCTCGTGGTGTCCGGTTCGCACACCGCGAGCGGCAACCCCGTCGCGGTGTTCGGCCCCCAAACGGGCTATTTCGCGCCACAGTTGCTGATGCTCCAGGAGATCCAGGGGCCCGGCATCAGCGCCCGTGGCGCCTCCTTCGCCGGCGTCGGCATGTACGTCCAGCTCGGACGCGGACAGGACTACGCCTGGTCGGCCACCTCCGCGGGCCAGGACATCACCGACACCTACGCCGTCGAGCTCTGTCAGGACGCCACCCACTACCTGTACCGCGGTGTGTGCACGCCCATGGAGAAGATGGAGAAGACCAACTCCTGGAAGCCGACGGTCGCCGACACCACCGCGGCCGGCTCCTACCGGATGCAGGTGTGGCGCACCAACTACGGCATCGTGACCGCCCGCGCCACCGTCGGCGGCAAGCCCGTCGCCTACACCTCGCTGCGCTCCACCTACCGCCACGACGCCGACTCGATCATCGGCTTCCAGATGATGAACGACCCCACCTTCGTCAAGGACGCCGCGTCCTTCCAGCAGGCGGCCCAGTCCGTCGACTACACCTTCAACTGGTTCTACGCGGACTCCCGCACCGCCGCGTACTACAACAGCGGCCTCAACCCGGCGCGCGACCCCGATGTCGATCCCTCGCTGCCCGTCAAGGCGGAGCAGGCCTACGAATGGCAGGGCTTCGACCCGGCGAACAACACGGCCGCCTACACCCCGCCCGCCCAACACCCCCAGTCCGTCGGCCAGGACTACTACGTGTCCTGGAACAACAAGCAGGCCAAGGACTACTCCACGGCCGGCTTCGGTGACGGCTCCGTACACCGCGTCAACCTCCTCGACGACCGGGTGAAGTCGCTGGTCGCGCAGGGCGGCGTCACCCGCTCCTCGCTCACCCGGGCGATGGCCCAGGCCGCCGTCACCGACCTGCGCGGCGAGGACGTCCTGCCCGAGCTGCTCAAGGTGCTGCGCAGCGCTCCCGTCACCGACCCCCAACTCTCTACCGCGGTACAGCAATTGGAGTCATGGCAGGCCGACGGCACGCAGCGCCGCGAGACCTCGCAGGGCTCGCACACGTACACCCACCCCGACGCGGTGCGCCTGATGGACGCCTGGTGGCCGCTGCTGGTCGAGGCCGAGTTCCGCCCCGGGCTCGGCGACCCGCTCTACGCCGCCCTGACCGCCAACCTCGGCACCGACGAGGCGCCGTCCGCCGGGCACGGCCCGACCGGCTCGCACGCCGGTTCCGCCTTCCAGTACGGCTGGTGGAGCTATGTCGACAAGGATCTGCGTACGGTGCTCGGGGAGCCGGTGCAGGGCCCGCTGGCCCGCGCCTACTGCGGCGGCGGCACGGTGGACGCCTGCCGCGAGAGCCTGCTCGGCACGCTGAAGCAGGCCGCCGCCAAGACCCCGGCCCAGGTCTATCCGGGGGACGCCGGCTGCAAGGCCGGTGACCAGTGGTGCGCCGACTCCATCGTGCAGCGTCCGCTCGGCGGCATCACCCAGTCCGCGATCAACTGGCAGAACCGGCCGACCTACCAGCAGGTCGTCGAGTTCCCCAGCCACCGCTAG
- a CDS encoding serine-threonine protein kinase, protein MTDIGVEPYREITFDADGDADPAERTALTGVDATDLVLFAHGWNNTPSTARGMYRAFFAAFPPLVAGSPGVRLAYGGVTWPSIRFTDETIPDFPPAAAPAAGPGLDAATVSALKGFFPGQDAALDTIASYLREQPDSEAAFTDFGRLTRQLVTASGSAGRAGSGGDLALEDGPGAVPALLTDPALELCQRFTSALAETGMDVRPGPSGPSFSIGGSLKHLWDGAKEVLRQTTYYEMKHRAGTVGQRGLGPLIDQLALSRPDLRVHLVGHSQGARLVAFALKGLPRGARNLKSVTLLEGAFSHYVFAERLPDGLTGAGALSDAQNGLDGPVVSCYSHFDTALGVIYPLASALSGDYASALPGQDGRWWAIGHDGIQAVSPCTTLTLAEALRDGVPDSGCVSVDAAAVVKSGGPPSGAHSDICHPELARVVLAAGRIVTT, encoded by the coding sequence ATGACGGACATCGGGGTCGAGCCGTACCGGGAGATCACCTTCGACGCGGACGGCGACGCCGATCCCGCCGAGCGCACCGCTCTGACCGGCGTGGACGCCACGGATCTGGTGCTGTTCGCGCACGGCTGGAACAACACGCCGAGCACCGCCCGCGGCATGTACCGGGCGTTCTTCGCGGCGTTCCCCCCGCTCGTGGCCGGCTCGCCCGGGGTGCGGCTCGCGTACGGCGGCGTGACCTGGCCCTCGATCCGCTTCACCGACGAGACCATCCCCGACTTCCCGCCCGCCGCGGCCCCCGCGGCGGGCCCCGGCCTCGATGCCGCGACCGTCTCCGCGCTCAAGGGGTTCTTCCCCGGTCAGGACGCGGCCCTCGACACGATCGCCTCCTATCTGCGGGAACAACCCGACTCCGAAGCGGCGTTCACCGACTTCGGACGGCTGACCCGGCAACTGGTGACGGCGTCGGGTTCGGCGGGCCGGGCCGGCTCCGGGGGCGACCTGGCCCTGGAGGACGGTCCCGGTGCCGTGCCCGCGCTGCTGACGGACCCGGCGCTGGAGCTGTGCCAGAGGTTCACGTCCGCGCTGGCCGAGACCGGCATGGACGTGCGGCCCGGACCGTCGGGCCCCTCGTTCTCGATCGGCGGCTCGCTCAAGCACCTCTGGGACGGCGCGAAGGAGGTGCTGCGCCAGACGACCTATTACGAGATGAAGCACCGGGCCGGCACGGTGGGGCAGCGCGGTCTCGGGCCGCTGATCGATCAACTCGCCCTTTCCCGGCCCGACTTGCGCGTCCACCTGGTCGGACACAGTCAGGGTGCGCGCCTGGTCGCGTTCGCACTGAAGGGGCTGCCGCGGGGGGCGCGCAATCTGAAGTCGGTGACCCTGCTCGAAGGGGCCTTCTCGCACTACGTCTTCGCCGAACGGCTACCGGACGGCCTGACGGGTGCCGGCGCCCTGAGCGACGCGCAGAACGGGCTCGACGGGCCGGTCGTCTCCTGCTACTCGCACTTCGACACCGCGCTCGGCGTCATCTACCCACTGGCCTCCGCACTGTCCGGCGACTACGCGAGCGCCCTGCCCGGCCAGGACGGACGGTGGTGGGCGATCGGCCACGACGGGATCCAGGCCGTGAGCCCCTGCACCACGCTGACGCTGGCCGAGGCGCTGCGCGACGGCGTGCCCGACTCGGGGTGCGTGAGCGTGGACGCGGCCGCCGTGGTGAAGAGCGGCGGGCCGCCCTCGGGTGCGCACAGCGACATCTGCCATCCGGAGCTGGCCCGGGTGGTGCTTGCCGCGGGCCGGATCGTCACGACCTGA